In one window of Mercurialis annua linkage group LG4, ddMerAnnu1.2, whole genome shotgun sequence DNA:
- the LOC126678736 gene encoding uncharacterized protein LOC126678736: MDQETALDLVKRGATLLLLDVPQYTLIGIDTQIFTAGPAFKGIKMIPPGPHFLYYSSSSRDGKEFSPFIGFFVDAGPSEVIVRRWVHQEERLVKIVEDEEERFSQAVKSLEFDRHLGPYNLNQYGEWKRLSSYVTKHVIDRIEPIGGEITIESEAGITKGIPKTATEKALDEQLRNSKCSVDASVDKSKKRGCYYTSIPYVIKHRGMERAELTSLNLDKTELLERILVKDYEGSEDLLLGELQFSYIAFVMAQSLEAFFQWKSLVSLLLGCTEAPFRTRSQLFTKFIKVMYYQLKFGLQKDRAENNGAGVGVPTLLDESWFSADSFLHRLCKDFFLLVQEAPVVDGDLLTWTRKLKELLETSLGWEFQQNSATDGIYFENDDEYAPVVVMLDDNSYNEGQAN, from the exons ATGGATCAAGAAACAGCTTTGGATTTAGTCAAACGAGGAGCTACACTTCTTCTTCTCGATGTTCCTCAGTATACTCTTATCGGCATCGACACTCAg ATTTTTACAGCAGGTCCGGCTTTTAAAGGCATTAAAATGATTCCTCCTGGCCCGCATTTTCTGTACTATAGTTCTTCCAGCAg GGATGGCAAGGAGTTCTCACCATTCATTGGCTTCTTTGTTGATGCTGGTCCTTCCGAG GTGATTGTTCGTAGGTGGGTTCATCAAGAGGAAAGATTGGTGAAAATAGTAGAGGATGAG GAAGAGAGATTTTCTCAAGCAGTTAAAAGCTTAGAGTTTGACAGACATCTTGGTCCTTATAATTTAAACCAGTATGGAGAATGGAAGCGCTTGTCCAGCTATGTTACAAAGCATGTTATTGATCGAATTG AACCTATTGGAGGAGAAATCACAATTGAAAGCGAGGCTGGGATAACTAAAGGCATTCCTAAAACAGCAACGGAAAAAGCTTTAGATGAGCAATTGAGGAACAGCAAGTGCTCAGTAGATGCATCTGTTGATAAGTCAAAGAAGAGAGGATGTTACTATACTTCAATTCCTTATGTTATCAAACACAGAGGAATGGAGAGAGCAGAACTTACTTCCTTGAATCTTGACAAG ACAGAATTGTTAGAACGTATTTTAGTAAAAGATTACGAGGGTTCTGAGGACTTGCTTCTTGGGGAGCTGCAATTTTCCTATATCGCATTCGTG ATGGCCCAATCACTCGAAGCATTTTTTCAGTGGAAATCTCTAGTCAGTCTGTTATTGGGTTGTACTGAAGCT CCTTTCCGGACAAGGAGTCAACTATTTACAAAG TTCATCAAGGTCATGTACTATCAGCTGAAATTTGGACTTCAGAAAGATAGAGCAGAAAATAATGGAGCTGGGGTAGGAGTGCCAACATTGTTGGATGAGTCATGGTTTTCTGCTGACAGCTTTCTACACCGTCTATGTAAG GATTTCTTTTTGTTGGTGCAAGAAGCTCCGGTGGTCGATGGAGATCTTTTAACATGG ACTAGGAAACTCAAAGAACTGCTCGAGACGAGTCTGGGATGGGAATTCCAACAGAACAGTGCTACAGATGGTATATACTTTGAAAATGATGACGAG TATGCTCCTGTGGTTGTGATGTTGGACGACAACAGCTATAATGAAGGCCAAGCAAATTGA
- the LOC126678589 gene encoding uncharacterized protein LOC126678589 gives MARPLFHSILSCFCSHSKTKKSQESKDEQNSPNNNSSSPQFSSEKKLFSKLNSNISSKAVLIVKMVSWKKNNNSMQKHEDDCYDVVVVDDEEGVWRKAIIMGERCRPFDFSGKIEYDCEGNRLDNDRDHSGKIDPLKI, from the coding sequence ATGGCAAGGCCATTATTCCATTCCATTCTCTCATGCTTCTGTTCTCATAGTAAGACCAAGAAATCACAAGAATCAAAAGATGAACAAAACTCTCCTAATAATAATTCATCATCTCCACAGTTTTCTAGTGAGAAAAAACTTTTCTCTAAGCTGAACAGTAATATTAGCAGCAAAGCTGTTTTAATAGTAAAAATGGTGTCCtggaagaaaaataataatagtatgcAGAAGCATGAAGATGACTGTTATGATGTTGTTGTTGTTGACGATGAAGAAGGTGTTTGGAGAAAAGCCATCATCATGGGAGAACGGTGCCGTCCGTTTGATTTTTCCGGGAAGATTGAGTATGACTGTGAAGGGAATCGTCTTGATAATGATCGTGATCACAGTGGTAAAATTGATCCTCTGAAAATTTGA
- the LOC126679535 gene encoding uncharacterized protein At1g66480: MGNSIGRGKKAKVMKIDGETFKLKTPATASDVVKDYPGHVLLDSEAVKHFGIRAKPLESEQLLRPKKTYFLVELPKFPQEKVEPKITARRVRSSGIQQLNAKERLEFLMLSKRSVSDLSAVTPADQRDHLGPAVGPNSGPIRVKIRLPKSQVEKLMEESRDDVEVAEKFVELFMENSGDRRHIQWKPELGSIGENLKLPKKRVSFVPNNSEIQLCVDSH; encoded by the exons ATGGGGAACAGTATAGGCAGAGGAAAGAAAGCAAAGGTAATGAAAATCGACGGCGAAACGTTCAAATTAAAAACTCCGGCGACGGCGAGCGACGTCGTCAAGGACTATCCCGGACATGTCCTATTAGATTCAGAAGCAGTCAAGCATTTCGGCATACGAGCAAAGCCATTAGAATCCGAACAACTTCTCAGACCAAAGAAAACATATTTTCTCGTTGAATTGCCAAAATTTCCTCAAGAAAAAGTCGAGCCAAAGATTACTGCGAGAAGAGTTAGGTCATCGGGGATACAACAACTGAATGCTAAAGAACGGCTCGAGTTTTTGATGCTCAGTAAACGATCTGTTTCTGATCTTTCTGCTGTAACTCCGGCCGATCAACGGGATCATCTTGGGCCTGCTGTTGGGCCTAATTCGGGTCCTATTCGGGTTAAAATTAGGTTACCTAAGTCGCAAGTTGAAAAGTTGATGGAAGAGAGTAGAGATGATGTTGAGGTAGCTGAAAAATTTGTTGAGTTGTTCATGGAAAATTCCGGTGATCGGAGACATATTCAGTGGAAACCGGAGCTTGGTAGTATCGGAGAGAATCTTAAGCTGCCAAAG AAGCGGGTGAGTTTCGTACCCAACAACAGTGAGATTCAGTTATGTGTAGACTCACATTAG
- the LOC126678737 gene encoding heavy metal-associated isoprenylated plant protein 5-like, whose translation MARIGADQLLKVETHTLKVNINCEGCKEKVKKLLKKIQGVYSVEIDAEKQEVIVLGSVDPFTLLKKLVKSGKQAKLCSPRSKYKLEQANINQIQSIANDLDAPKNQYMFSPPFAGETGDTRSFANFPNQGIDEDISANDDELEYYDMPSLASYVDSQENGSYYKYNNLPPTIMTNRQQQGQYGNYPSAQNFLYRQDAHVGNYLTSDIYMRQPQVTNHAFSVSPLYSGYNPYAATYSYY comes from the exons ATGGCGAGAATTGGTGCTGATCAGCTCCTGAAGGTTGAG ACACATACTCTCAAAGTGAACATCAACTGTGAAGGTTGCAAGGAAAAGGTGAAAAAGCTCCTCAAAAAAATCCAAG GGGTTTACTCAGTGGAGATAGATGCAGAAAAGCAGGAGGTGATAGTGTTAGGTTCTGTGGATCCTTTTACCTTGCTAAAGAAACTAGTCAAATCAGGTAAACAAGCAAAGCTTTGTTCTCCACGTTCTAAGTACAAACTTGAACAAGCCAACATCAATCAAATTCAGTCTATAGCCAATGACCTAGATGCCCCCAAGAATCAATACATGTTTTCTCCGCCCTTTGCGGGTGAAACCGGAGATACTAGGAGCTTTGCAAACTTTCCTAATCAAGGTATAGATGAGGATATATCTGCTAATGACGACGAATTGGAATATTATGATATGCCGTCTTTGGCAAGTTATGTGGATTCTCAGGAAAATGGAAGTTACTATAAGTATAACAATCTACCACCTACGATAATGACCAACAGGCAGCAGCAAGGGCAGTACGGTAACTACCCATCTGCACAGAACTTTCTTTACAGGCAAGATGCGCATGTCGGTAATTACTTGACCAGTGATATTTACATGCGTCAACCTCAAGTGACTAATCATGCATTTTCAGTTTCTCCTCTCTATTCTGGATATAATCCTTATGCTGCAACATATTCCTACTACTAA